The stretch of DNA CCCGAGGCATGGAACTGCGACCAGATCGCTGGCGAGTACCGGGACTGGCTGGATCAGGGCAACAAGGCGGGCGACTGGAAGTATGTCGGCCCGGTCTATGTCCATGTCGAGGACGGGGGCGAATACGACTGGGGCGATTGGATCGACTGGGCCAATGGCAACGGCTGCGCCGGCGGGGCGTTCATCAGGCCCGAAGTGCTGCCCGGGGTCGTGCTGGCACCTGGGCTGGTTGGCGGCCTGATCACGGCTGCGGGCGCGGGTGGCCTGATCGGCGCGCAGGCCGGCTCCGGCCCGCGGAGCCCTGGCTGAAGCTCGGTCAATCCGACCATGGAATGCGAAGGGCGGCCCGCGAGCCGCCCTTTTCCTTGGTCACTTCAGGGGCAGGATTTGCCGAATGATAAAGTCGGCTGCCTCTTCCGCGGTCATCTCGACCGTATTGACCCGGATTTCCGGATCTTCAGGCGCTTCATAGGGGCTGTCGATACCGGTGAAGTTCTTCAGCTTGCCGTCGCGGGCCTTCTTGTAGAGGCCCTTCACGTCGCGCGCCTCGGCCACTTCGAGCGGGGTGTCGACGTGGATCTCGATGAACTCGCCGTCGCCGATCATGTCGCGCACCAGCTGGCGGTCCGCCCGGAAGGGGCTGATGAAAGCGGTCAGCACGATCAGGCCCGCATCGGTCATCAGCTTGCACACCTCGCCGATGCGGCGGATGTTCTCGATCCGGTCGCTCTCGGTGAAGCCCAAGTCCTTGTTGAGCCCGTGGCGGACGTTGTCGCCGTCGAGCAGGAAGGTGTGGCGATTCATGATCGCCAGCTTCTTCTCGACTTCGTTGGCGATGGTCGACTTGCCCGATCCCGACAGGCCGGTGAACCACAGTACGCGCGGCGTCTGGTTTTTCATCGCGGCGTGATGCTCGCGGGTGATGTCGGTCGCCTGCCAGTGGACGTTCTGGCTGCGGCGCAGGCTGAAGTGCAGCATCCCGGCACCGACGGTGTGGTTGGTGATCTTGTCGATCAGGATGAATCCGCCGAGCGTGCGATTGTCGACGTAGGGATCGAACACCACGCGCTTGTCGGTGGTGATTTCGCACACGCCGATCTGGTTGAGATGGAGCGTCTGCGAAGCGAGATGTTCCATCGTATTGACGTCGATCTCGTACTTCGGATGGGCCACCGTCACGCTGACGGTCTGCGTGCCCAGCTTGAGCCAATAGGCGCGGCCGACGACCAGCGGCTCGTCGTCCATCCACACGATGGTGGTCTCGAACTGGTCGGCCACTTCGGGCGGGCTGTCGGCCGAAGCGAGCACGTCGCCGCGCGAGCAGTCGATCTCGTCATCGAGGCAGATCGTCACCGACTGGCCGGCGATGCCTTCATCGAGATCGCCGTCCATCACCACGACCGACTTGACGGTGCTGACTTTGCCCGAAGGCAACGATCGGACCCGGTCGCCGGGCTTGACCGTGCCGCTGGCGATGAGTCCGGAGAAACCGCGGAAGTCGAGGTTGGGGCGGTTGACCCATTGCACCGGCATGCGGAATGACTTCTCGGCATCGCCCGCGGCGTTGATCTCGACTTGTTCGAGGTGGTCGACCAGTGTTGGACCCTGGTACCACGGGGTCTTGGCCGAGTGAGTGGTGATGTTGTCGCCCTTGAAACCCGAGATCGGGATCGCGGTGTAACCCTCGATGCCGATGCTTTCGGCGAAATGCGCGTAATCGGCGACGATCGCGTCGAATTTGGCCTGATCGTAATCGATCAGGTCCATCTTGTTGACCGCCAGCACCAGATTGCGGATGCCGAGCTGGTGGCACAGGAAGCTGTGCCGCTTGGTCTGCACCAGCACGCCCTTGCGTGCGTCGATCAGGATCACCGCGAGGTCAGCGGTCGATGCGCCGGTGACCATGTTGCGGGTGTACTGTTCGTGTCCCGGGCAGTCGGCGACGATAAACTTGCGCTTCTCGGTCGCGAAAAAACGATAGGCGACGTCGATCGTGATGCCCTGCTCGCGTTCAGCGGCGAGGCCGTCGACCAGCAGAGCGAAGTCGATCTCCTGCCCCTGCGTGCCGACCTTCTTGCTGTCGCTTTCCAGTGCGGCAAGCTGGTCTTCGAAGATCATCTTGGAATCGTAGAGCAAGCGGCCGATCAGGGTCGACTTGCCGTCATCCACGCTGCCGCAGGTGATGAAGCGCAGCATCGACTTGTTCTGGTGCTGCTCGAGATAGGCTTCGATGTCCTCGGCGATCAGCGCGTCGGTCTGGTAAACCTGCTCGGTCATCAGAAGTACCCCTCCTGCTTCTTCTTCTCCATCGAGGCATCGCCGGCGTCCTTGTCGATCACGCGGCCCTGGCGTTCGCTGGTGGTGGTGAGGAGCATCTCCTGCACCACATCGGCGAGAGTCGCCGCCTCGCTCTCGACCGCACCGGTCAGCGGGAAGCATCCCAGCGTGCGGAAGCGGATCGACTTTTCGGTGATTTCGGGGCGCTTGCCCATGACCTTCTCGAGCCGTTCGATATCGTCGGCCATGAACAGTCCGCCTTCATGCTCGAAGGTCGGTCGCTTGGCGCTGAAATAGAGCGGCACGATCTCGATGTTCTCGGCCATGATGTATTGCCAGATGTCGAGCTCGGTCCAGTTCGAGATCGGGAAGACGCGGATGCTCTCGCCCTTCTTCTTGCGGGCGTTGTAGAGGTTCCACAGCTCGGGGCGCTGGTTCTTCGGGTCCCATCCGTGGCTGGCGGTACGGAAGGAGAAGATGCGTTCCTTGGCGCGGCTCTTCTCCTCGTCGCGGCGGGCGCCGCCGAAGGCCGCGTCGAAGCCGTATTTGTCGAGCGCCTGCTTGAGCCCTTCGGTCTTCCACATGTCAGTGTGCAGCGGGCCGTGATCGAACGGGTTGATCCCGCGCTCCATGGCCTCGGGGTTATGGTAGACGAGCAGTTCCATTCCCGCGTCGCGCGCGCTCTTCTCGCGCAGCGCATACATGTCCTTGAACTTCCAGGTCGTGTCGACGTGCAGCAGCGGGAAGGGCGGGGGCGACGGGAAGAAGGCCTTCTTTGCCAGGTGCAGCATCACCGCGCTGTCCTTGCCGATCGAATAGAGCATCACCGGCTTTTCCGCCTCGGCGACCACTTCGCGCATGATGTGGATCGCTTCCGCCTCGAGGCGCTGGAGATGGGTAAGGGTCTTGGCGTCGCTCATCGGAACTCCTTTTCGACCGATCGAGATAGTGCGAGCGCATCCTGGTGGACCTCCCATATGGGAGGTGGTATCCTGCTGACATGCGCATTCCCAACCTTGGAGAGACCGAACTCCTCCTGCCGCTCCACGGTGGGATGTTCGAACAGCCGATGTGGCAAACTTTTCTTCGTCGCTTGAAACGCGTGGCAGGCGGGGACCTAGCCATGCTTTCCCTGCGCACGCCCGGATCGCGCGACGAGCTGATCCTCAGCGATGGCGAACCCGGCGATGTTGCGCGGCTGCTGGGCGATACCATGCGCGAAGGGCGGACCTATGCGCTCGACGAACTGGTCGAGGGCAGGGCCGGTGGCGCCTACCCGGCGGACCTGCGCGCGATCCGGCTGCGCGATCCCGGCGGGCTCGAGGCCTGGCTGGCGCTTGGTGCGGACACGCCGCTCGAGGCCGAACATTCGAGCCTGCTCACGGCGCTCGCGCCGCACTTGCGCGTGGCGCTGAATGTCCTGGCCTCGCTCGAACGCGAGAAGGCCCGGGCCTCGATGAGCGCAGACGCCTTCCGGCGAATGAACTTCGGCTGGATTGCGGTCGATGAGCGCAGCCGGATCGTCGACTGCGATCCGCAGGCCGAACGCTTCCTCGAACGCTCGGGTTCGCTGCGTCGCGGGCCCTATGACCGCCTGGTGCCCTCGTCCCCCGGGGTCGATCGCCAATTGACCGCACTGGTGCGCGACTTCGCGGCCGATCAGCGCGACCGGCCACACGCGCTCAACCTCAGCCGCGATCCGTGGATCGACGTGCTTGTCTCACCTATGCACCTCGAATCGCTCACCGGCGACAGTCGCGCGGTTGCGGTGATCTATCTGCGCGGTGACCGGTCATCGAGCGCCGACCGGCACGAGCAACTGGTCGACCTGTTTGACCTGACTCCGGCTGAAGCACGGCTGGCATGGTCCTTGTCCCAAGGGCTTTCGATCGCCGAGGCGGCCGAAAATCATGGCCTGACGCTCGAGACGGCGCGCTATTATTCGAAGCGGATCTACGCCAAGACCGGCGCGCGCGGGCAGGTCGATCTGGTGCGCAATATCCTCACCGGCGTGCTGGCGCTAGCATAGCTTTCCTACAGGCTGACAGTCGCGCTAGGGCCGGGGCCGCTCTTTCTCCTGTTGCATCTCCCACACCACCCCCCCTCTGAAAAACGGGTAATGTGTCGCCTTCGGCCCGAGGCTGGCCAATAACGCGCTGTAAAGAAGGTCAATTTCTCCGCCGAGCAAAGGCGACACCGAGTCGCCTTTGTCGCCTTAGTCGACGCGGGTTGGATCGGTCCGGGCAGTCAGGTCAGGCCAGAAGGCCTCGGAACCGCGCGCTACCACCAACTCGCCGAGTACGCGGCTCCAATGCGCATCGTTGCCGAACTCGCTGCGCCATTGCCAAAGCCGCTTGGTCAGTTCGTGAAGCCCATATTCTTCGGTGAAGCCGATAGCACCATGGACCTGATGCGCGACGGTCGAGCCCACGCCTACTGCGCGGTTGGCGCGCAGTTTGGCGGCGGCCACTTCGAAGGTCGCATCGCCGCGGTCGAGTGCCTGAGCCGCGCCCATCGCCGCGCAATTGGCGGCTGCGGCCTCGCAGGCGAAGGTGGCGAGGCTTTGCTGGACCGCCTGGAACTTGCCCAGCGGGCGGCCGAACTGCTGGCGCTCGTTGACATAGCCGACTGCTATCGCCAGCGCCGCGTCGAGCGCTCCGGCGATCTGCGCGCCGCGGGCGAAGGCGCACAGCAGGAAATGCTCCTGGCTGCCCTCCTGTGCGCGCCCGGCAATGATCGCTTCAGGCAGAGGCAGGGCGAGCGCGTGGTATCCGGCGAGGCGGAACACCACCAGCGCGTCCTCCCATGTGCCACCGAAGCCGCCTTCGGTCTCGGGAGCCAGTAGCAGCGGCAGGCCGAGCTCTTCGATCCGCGCCCAGTCGCGTTCCATGGTGGCGCTCGAGCTGAGTTCGGCGAACAGCGGATCGGCCATTTCGGCCAGCATGCGGCGGGTGTCACTCATCTCAGGCCAAGTCCCCGTGCGATGATGCCTTTGAGGATTTCGCGCGTCCCTCCACGCAGCGAGAAGCTGGGCGAGACCTGTAGCAGATAGGCGGTGACGCGGGCGAGCGCGTCCTCGCCGTTCAGGTCCATCTCCACCACCGCCTGCACCAGCTCGGGGATCGCCTGTTCGTAGGAATTGCCCAGGTCTTTGACGATAGTCGCTTCGAGTGCGGGGTCCTCGCCACGCGCCAGCTTGGCAGCGACCGAAGCACTCATCAGCCGCAACGTCCATGCCTCAGCCGCGAGCCGCCCGACAAGTTCGCGTACCGTCTGATCGGGGTGCTTGCCCGCATGGCGGACCAGTTCGGTGAACAGCGCCATCGATGACAGGTAACGCTCGGGCCCCGAGCGCTCGAGCGACAGCTCGGCGGTCGCCTGCTTCCACCCATTGCCCTCTTCCCCGAGCAGCGCGGTTGCGGGCAGGCGCACGTCTTCGAAGAACACCTCGTTGAATTCATGCGCACCGGTCAGGTCGATGATCGGCTTCACCGTCACGCCCGGAGCGTCCATCGGGATGACGAATTGCGACAGGCCCTGCTGACGCTCGCTGCCCGGTTCGGAGCGGATCAGCGCGATCATGAAATGCGCGACATGCGCGCCGGTGGTCCAAACCTTCTGGCCGTTGATGACCCAGTCATCGCCGTCACGCCGTGCCGAGGTCCGCACAGAGGCAAGATCGGAACCCGAATTGGGTTCGCTGAGACCGATGCAGGCGAAAGCCTCGCCCCGCGCAATCGCGGGCACCCAGCGACGCTTCAGCTCCTCATTGCCCATGCGCAGCAACAAGGGCCCGCTCTGGCGGTCGGCAATCCAGTGCGCGCCGACCGGCGCACCCGCCGCCAGCAGTTCCTCGATCACCACGTAGCGCTCGATCTGGCTGCGTTCGTGCCCGCCGTATTCCCTGGGCCAGGTCATGCCCAGCAGCCCGGCCTCTCCCAGCCTGCGGCTGAAGGCCGGATCGGCCTTGGTCCAGCAATTGGCGCGACGGACCGGGTCGCGCTCGCCATGCTCGGCGACCAAGGCACGCACCTGCTCGCGCAAGGCGGTGGCGCTTTCGGGCCAGTCGACGGCCTCTGTAGCGAAGGTCTGCAAGGCTTCTCCTCTCGCGCCCTCTCTCACCAATCTATCGCCGCAGCGCAAGACCCGTTGCATCGAGAAACGAATCCCGACAGTGTATGCCCTATAGCGAGTCCTGGAGGAGAGAGATGATGACCGACTACAAGAACCTGATCGATGGCGAGATGGTCGACAATGGCCGCTGGATGGAGGTCGTCAATCCCGCCACTGAGGAAGTGTTTGCCCGCGTTCCAGCCTGCGGCAAGGACGAGCTCGATCGCGCCGTCACCGCTGCGCGCCGCGCCTTCAAGACCTGGCGCAAGACCAGTTCCGAGGAACGCCAGAAGGTGGTCCAGGGGATCGCCGCCGCGATCAAGGACAATGCGGACGAGCTGTTCCGCCTGCTCACCGCCGAACAGGGCAAGCCGCACCACCAGGCGCAGATGGAAATCTACGGTGCCGCGGGGCTGGCTGCCGCGCAGTCGACCCTGACGCTGGACGACGTGATCAACCAGGATGACGAGGAGCGCCTCAGCCGCACCCGCCGCGTGCCGGTGGGCGTGGTCGGCGGGATCGTGCCGTGGAACTTCCCCGTGATGATGGCGATCCAGAAGATCGTCCCCGCGCTGATTTCGGGCTGCACCATCGTGCTCAAGCCATCGCCCTTCACCCCGCTGACCACGCTGCGCGTGGCCGAGCTGATCAAGGACGTGGTCCCGGCCGGCACGGTCAACATCATTACCGGCGAGGACAGCCTCGGCCCGCTGATCACCGAGCATCCGGATATCGACAAGGTGACCTTCACCGGTTCGACCGCGACCGGCAAGAAGATCATGGAAGGCGCTTCGAAGGACCTCAAGCGCATCACGCTCGAACTCGGCGGCAATGACGCCTCGATCGTGCTGCCCGATGCCGATGTCGAAAAGGTTGCCGAACAGCTGTTCTGGTCGAGCTTCACCAATGCCGGGCAGATCTGCGTGGCGGCGAAGCGCATCTACATCCACGAGGACATCTACGACGACCTGAGCAAGGCAATCGCCGAATACGCCAAGGGCGTGACCGTGGGTGACGGATCGCAGCAGGGCACGGGCGTCGGGCCGATCCAGAACAAGAAGCAGTTCGATCGCGTGTGCGAACTGATCCAGGACGCCAAGGACAAGGGCTACAAGTTCCTGACCGGCGGCAATGTCGATCCTACGGGCACCGGCTATTACGTGCCGATCACCATCCTCGACAATCCGCCCGAAGACGCGCGGATCGTGGCTGAGGAACAGTTCGGCCCGGTCATGCCGCTGATGAAGTTCTCGACCGTCGACGAGGTGATCGCGCGGGCCAATAACTCCGACTACGGGCTGGCCGGTGCGGTCTGGACCAAGGACGTCGACAAGGGCGTCGAGATTGCCGAGCAGCTCGAAACCGGCACGGTGTGGGTCAACGAGTTCCTCCACATCTCGCCGCTGGCCCCCTTCGGCGGGCACAAGCAGTCGGGCTTCGGTGCGGAATACGGGCTCGATGGCCTCAAGGAATTCACCTACCCGCAGGTGATCACGGTCAAGCGCAACGCGGCGGTCTGACGCCTAACCGAGTGCGCGCAGGGTAGCTTCGTCGTCCACATCGGCGAGGGTGCCCTGCGGCGCCGCGACCAGTTCAGCCGCGCCCAGCAAGGCGCGAGCACCCTTGTCGCCGCTGGCAAGCACCAGCCGATCGAAATGCGCGCTGCCGAAGACGGCGGGTGGCATCGCAGCCGTGCCATCGGTTGAGGCGACCAGCGCCGCTTCTCCCTGTATGCGGGCCTTAGCCAGCAAGGCGACGAAATGGGCATGGGGCACCAGCGGCATGTCGGCGAGTGCGATCAATAGCTGGTCGATCTTAGCTTCCTTGGCTAACCGCCCCGCGAGGGCGACCGAAGTGCCCATGCCCTGCGCGGCATCGGGGTTCGGGACCGGATTGAAACCCGCCTCCACCCAGCCGGGAACGCAGGGATGCTCCGGATCGGACACGCTCACCCAGCGGTGGGCGAAAGCGAGCTGCGCCAGGGCGTCGGCGGCATGCAGGCCCAGCATCTTGCCCCGGAAACCCGCCGCCAGCTTGTCGCCGCCGAACCGGCGCGATTGCCCGGCGGCGAGTAGCGCCACCGCAAGGCGCGGCACCTCACCCAAGCCCGGCCTCGAAGGGGGTGTCCTGGTAGGCCTTCACGATCTCCGCCAGTGCCGAAAGCGCCAGCGTGTCGGGATCACGCGAGGAATGGAACAGGCCGATCGGCGCGTGGATGCTGGCGACCTGCTGCTCCGACACACCCGCCTGCGCCAGCGCCTCGCGGCGTAGCGCATGCGCGCGGCGCCCACCCATTGCCCCGAAGTAGAAATGCGGCAGCGCCAGCGCGCGCTGCATCAGCGCCAGCTCCCAGTCGTGATCGTGAAACAGGAAGACGAAGGCGGTCCAGTGGTCGCCATGCAGCCCGTCGGTCTCGGTGGTGCGGGTAAGCCGGCTGGCCGCGAGCCCCTCGCCCGCAAGTGCCGCTACCAGATCGCCATCGGGCGACAGGACTTCGACCTCGAGATCCATGGTCCGGGAGAGGCGGGCGAGCGCGGCCACGCCCGCGCCATGGCCGACCAGCACCAGCCGCGGCTGCGGCCAGTGGCCGAAGCGCCCGCAGCCGCCGGCGAAATCGAAGGAGGGGCTGGCCCAAACCTTCTCGAAGGCCGCGCCATCGGGTTTGATCGCGACCGAGAACGGCCTGCGCGCGGCAACCGCGGCAAGGCTCGCCTCGACCAGCGCGGCGTCGCCAAGCGGCTGGAAATGGATGTCGAGCCCGCCGCCGCAGGGCAGGCGAATGTCGAGATAGGGCGAACCCGCGCCGAAGCGCACGATCCGCGGCGCGCCTTCGTCAAGCGCAGCCAGCGCCTCGGCCACCACCGCATTCTCGATGCAGCCGCCCGAGAGCGAGCCGTTGAAGCTGCCGTCCTCGCACACGCCCATATGCGTGCCGGGATTGCGCATCGAACTGCCCTCGACCGCGAGCACGGTGACCAGCACGCAGCGCTGGCCCTGGCCGAGTTTCCCCGCGAGGAAGCGAAATACGCGCGGGGAATCCATCGCGATCCTATCCGGTGATGCCGGCGAGGTAGGCGATGATCGCGGCGCGCCTGGCCTCGTCGCTCACCGCGCCCGCGGCCATCGAGGTGCCGGGTACCTTGGCGGCGGGATTGGCGAGGAAGGCGTCGAGTTCCTCCTCGCTCCAGGTGATGCCCGATCCCTTCATCGCGTCCGAATAGGCGAAACCGGCCAGCGTGCCGGCTTTGCGCCCGACCACTCCGGCGAGATTGGGCCCGACGCCCGAAGCGCCTCCGAGTTCGACCGAATGGCAGGCCGCGCAGGCGGCAAAGGCGGCCTTGCCCGCCGCGCTCGGGTCGGCTGCCGCGCTGTCGGGTGTGGCAGCCACGGGGGTCCCGGGCTCGCGTACCACGATCTGTTCGACCGGCGGTTCAGGGTCGGATCCGCAAGCGGCCAGCGCCAGCGCAAGGGCGAGGGTCAGGGGACGGGCGAGAGTGGCCTTGTACATGCTCTGGGTCTCCTTTCCGCGCTCAGGCGAACTGCTTGGCGAAGGGCATTTCGCGCAGGCGCTTGCCCGACGCCGCGAAGATCGCGTTGGCCAGCGCCGGGGCGACCGGGGGCAAGCCGGGCTCGCCCGCGCCGCCCAGCGTCACGTGGTCGCCATTGATGATCTCCACCGCGATGGCGGGGCATTCGTTCATGCGCAGCATCTTGTAATCGTGGAAATTGCTCTGCTCGACCGCGCCGTCCTTGAGCGAGATCTCGCCATGGAGCGCGGCGGTCAGGCCATAGACGATGCCGCCCTCCATCTGGTTGCGGAAACCGTCGGGGTTCACCGCGAAGCCCGGATCGGCCGCGCACCACACCGTGACCAGCTTTGGCGATCCCGAGGTCATGTCGACCTCGACCACCTCGGCCACGATGGTGCCGAAGGATTCGACCAGCGCCACGCCCTTGCCATGGCCTTCGGGCGTGTTGCCCCAGTCGGCCATCGCGGCGACCTTCTCCAGCACCGCCTTGTGGCGCGGCGACTGGCCCAGCATTCCCAGCCGGAATTCGACCGGGTCCTTGTTCGCCGCATGTGCGGCCTCGTCGATGAAGCTTTCGATGAAGAAACCCTGCTGGCCGTGGTCGACCGAACGCAGCGACGCGAAGGGCAGGAGCAATTCGGCTTCGGCCACGCGGATCGACTTGTTGGGAATGTCGTAGAATGCGCAATCGAACGACCCCGGCGGGTCGTGCCGCTGGGTGAACACGTTGTTGTAGGCCACCAGCTTGCCGTTCTGGTCCAGCCCGCCCTTGAAGCGGCTGATATCGGCGCAGCGGAACAGGCCCTTTTGGGTGTCTTCCTCGCGCGACCAGATCATCTTGACCGGATAGCCGGTCGCCGCGCCGATCCGCGCGGCCATGGTCACGTAATCGGTTTCAAGCCGCCGCCCGAAGCCGCCGCCCAGCAGCGGATGGTGGAGGGTCACGTCATCGGCGCTTAGCCCGGTGGCCTTGGCTGCCGCGGTGCGCGCCATCAGCGGCACCTGCGTGCTGGTCCAGACATCGCACTTGCCGTCGCGCACCCACACGGTGGCGTTCATCGGTTCGAGCGGCGCATGGGCGAGATAGGGCACGCGATATTCGGCCTCTACCTTGGTCGCGGCGCTGCCGAAGGCATCCACCGCATCGCCATTCCCGGCTGCTTCGTCCCCGCCGCCGTCACCGGCTTCGTCGAGCGCTGCGGTGAAGCGGGCATACTGGTCATCGCTGGTGCGGATCGCGCTCTCGGGCTCGCTGTATTCGGCGGTGATGAGGTTTAGCGCTTGCTGCGCCTGCCAGTATCCATCGGCCACCACCGCGATGAAATCGCCCATGTTGAGGATCTGCAGCACGCCGGGCATGCCCTTTGCCTGTTCGGCCTGCATCGATGTCACGCGCGTGCCGGGCACGGGTACGCGGCGCAAGGCGGCGTAGCTGAGCTGCTGGTCGGGCACGACCGCGTCGATCCCGAAGCTGGCCGACCCGTCGACCTTGGCCGGGATGTCGAGCCGCGGCGCATCGGTGCCCATCAGGCGATAGGCCTTGGGCTGCTTGAGCGGTGGGGTCTGCGGCATGTCCTGTTCGGCCGCAGCCGCGGCGAATTCGGCATAGGGGGCTGACTTGCCCGAGGCGGCATGGCTCAGCATGCTGTTGGCGGTGACGATCTCGCTGGCCGGGACGCCCCAGCTCTTTGCCGCGGCGGCGACCAGCATGTGCCGCGCGGCCGCGCCCGCGATGCGCATGGTGTGCTGGCCGGTCGACCGGACCGAGGAACTGCCGCCGGTGATCATGGCGTCGGCCAGTCGCCCGATATTGGTGAACAGCCCGTTCCAGGTCGGCTCGAGCCAGTCGGGTGCGTTAACCGTGCCCGGCGCGACGAACAGCCGCGCGGTGTCGGTGACGATGTAATTGCCGTCTGCCGGCGCCTGCATCACCCGCACCAGCGACCAGTCGGCGTCGAGCTCGTCCGCCAGCATCTGGGCCAGCGCCGAATGCGCGCCCTGGCCCATCTCGCAATGCGGGACGATCGCGGTAGCGACATTGTTGGCGTCGATCTTGAGCCAGCTGTTGATCAGCTGTTCGCCCTCGCCATTCGCGACGATCGGGCCGAGCTTGCCGACCGGGTTGCCCGGGCGCACGCCCACACCGATCAGCAATGCGCCGCCGGTCAGGACACCCGCGCCGATGAAGCCGCGGCGGGTCCACTTGGCCGCGCGGCTGCGCTGCGGCTTGGGATTGTCGGCATTGTCCATCACGCAGCCTCCTCGGTCGAGGTGGGTTCGATCCCGGCGGCAACCTTGATCGCGCGGCGGATGCGGACATAGGTGCCGCAGCGGCAGATATTGCCCGACATGGCGGCGTCGATCTGTTCGTCGGTGGGGCGCGGAATGTCGCGCAGCAATGCGGTGGCCGCCATGATCTGGCCCGACTGGCAATAGCCGCATTGCGGTACCTGCTCGCTGATCCAGGCCTGCTGGATCCTGCTTAGCTCGCCATCGGGTCCGGCGATACCTTCGATGGTGGTGATTGCCTTGCCCTCGGCCTCCGAAACCGGGGTGGAGCAGCTGCGGATCGGCTGGCCGTCGAGGTGCACGGTGCAGGCCCCGCATTGGGCGATGCCGCAACCAAACTTGGTTCCGGTCATGCCCAGCTTTTCACGCACGACCCACAGGATCGGCGTGGCCGGATCGGCTTCTACCGTGGTCGGTTTGCCGTTGATCGTGAAGCTCACCATTGCGCCCTCGTACCTTGTCTCGAAATGTTCAGGCCAGAATGCGCGAGCGAAAACCGGTTGTCCACCGCAACCTATCTGCGAGTGGAAATTTGCCTATGGGGTCTGGGGGTTAGCGTCCCACGCGGGCCTTTCGAAGGTGACCAGTTCGGCGATCTCGCGCGATTGCGGGCCGATGGTCAAGGCATTCGCCACGCCGGGCAGGACAGCGACCGAAAAGATCTCGCCGATCACACCTTCGAGATAGAACCATTGTTCGAGAGCGCCCGTCTCCAGCGAGACGATGGCAATGCCGCAACGTGCTTCCTCGCCGCGTTGCGCCAGCCTTTCGTCCAGTGCCAGGCCTTCGAAGCGCCCATCGCGCGGCTTGGACAGCCCGATCAGCGCGTGTTTGCCGAACAGCGCCAGTCCGCGCAGGAAGCCGGGCTGGAAGCACAAGGGATCGAACCGGCCGCTATCGAGGTCGATCCGGCCAAGCTCGCCAGTGCCCGAATTGAGCACCCACAGCTCGCCATCGTGCCAGCGGGGCGAATGCGGCATGGACAGGCCTTGCGCCACGATCCGGTCGTTGGCGATGTCGATCACCAGTCCGCCATTGCGCCGGTGCGGGCGCCAGCCATCCTTGTCGTCAGACTGTGCCACCGCGGTGACATAGCGCGGCTGGCCCTCGACCATGGCGAGGCCGTTGAGGTGGCAGCGATCCTCCGGCGCCAGGGCGCTGATGAAATCGGGTTTCCACAAGGGGCGGAAACTGTGCGTCAGGCTCGGCTCGCACAGGCAGGAATAGCGCGTGTTGACCACCACCACCCCGCCGCTGTCGCGAATACCCAATTCGTGGAAGTCGATGTTGCCCATGACCTGCATGTTGCGCGGGATATAGAGCCGGTCATGCTTGCCATTGGCGCGTTCGTTGGGAGCGAGGACGTTCTCGAGCCGCACGAGCTGGGTCAGCGTGCCCAGGTAGATCCGTTGCGCATCGCCGACCACGCCCATCGCCTGCGGATAGAACGCCTCGTGCACCGCCAGCTTGCCGTCGGGCGAATGGCCGACGAGGTAGAGGTAGCCCGACTGGTAGGAGGTGAAGGCGAGCGAGATGCCGGCCTGGGCGAGATAGCCGGCGAGACCGGGCGAGAAGTCGAGCGTCACCTTCGGCGGTTCGCCTGATGGCGG from Erythrobacter mangrovi encodes:
- a CDS encoding aldehyde dehydrogenase family protein, with protein sequence MMTDYKNLIDGEMVDNGRWMEVVNPATEEVFARVPACGKDELDRAVTAARRAFKTWRKTSSEERQKVVQGIAAAIKDNADELFRLLTAEQGKPHHQAQMEIYGAAGLAAAQSTLTLDDVINQDDEERLSRTRRVPVGVVGGIVPWNFPVMMAIQKIVPALISGCTIVLKPSPFTPLTTLRVAELIKDVVPAGTVNIITGEDSLGPLITEHPDIDKVTFTGSTATGKKIMEGASKDLKRITLELGGNDASIVLPDADVEKVAEQLFWSSFTNAGQICVAAKRIYIHEDIYDDLSKAIAEYAKGVTVGDGSQQGTGVGPIQNKKQFDRVCELIQDAKDKGYKFLTGGNVDPTGTGYYVPITILDNPPEDARIVAEEQFGPVMPLMKFSTVDEVIARANNSDYGLAGAVWTKDVDKGVEIAEQLETGTVWVNEFLHISPLAPFGGHKQSGFGAEYGLDGLKEFTYPQVITVKRNAAV
- a CDS encoding nucleotidyltransferase family protein → MPRLAVALLAAGQSRRFGGDKLAAGFRGKMLGLHAADALAQLAFAHRWVSVSDPEHPCVPGWVEAGFNPVPNPDAAQGMGTSVALAGRLAKEAKIDQLLIALADMPLVPHAHFVALLAKARIQGEAALVASTDGTAAMPPAVFGSAHFDRLVLASGDKGARALLGAAELVAAPQGTLADVDDEATLRALG
- a CDS encoding XdhC family protein is translated as MDSPRVFRFLAGKLGQGQRCVLVTVLAVEGSSMRNPGTHMGVCEDGSFNGSLSGGCIENAVVAEALAALDEGAPRIVRFGAGSPYLDIRLPCGGGLDIHFQPLGDAALVEASLAAVAARRPFSVAIKPDGAAFEKVWASPSFDFAGGCGRFGHWPQPRLVLVGHGAGVAALARLSRTMDLEVEVLSPDGDLVAALAGEGLAASRLTRTTETDGLHGDHWTAFVFLFHDHDWELALMQRALALPHFYFGAMGGRRAHALRREALAQAGVSEQQVASIHAPIGLFHSSRDPDTLALSALAEIVKAYQDTPFEAGLG
- a CDS encoding c-type cytochrome; the encoded protein is MYKATLARPLTLALALALAACGSDPEPPVEQIVVREPGTPVAATPDSAAADPSAAGKAAFAACAACHSVELGGASGVGPNLAGVVGRKAGTLAGFAYSDAMKGSGITWSEEELDAFLANPAAKVPGTSMAAGAVSDEARRAAIIAYLAGITG
- a CDS encoding xanthine dehydrogenase family protein molybdopterin-binding subunit — encoded protein: MDNADNPKPQRSRAAKWTRRGFIGAGVLTGGALLIGVGVRPGNPVGKLGPIVANGEGEQLINSWLKIDANNVATAIVPHCEMGQGAHSALAQMLADELDADWSLVRVMQAPADGNYIVTDTARLFVAPGTVNAPDWLEPTWNGLFTNIGRLADAMITGGSSSVRSTGQHTMRIAGAAARHMLVAAAAKSWGVPASEIVTANSMLSHAASGKSAPYAEFAAAAAEQDMPQTPPLKQPKAYRLMGTDAPRLDIPAKVDGSASFGIDAVVPDQQLSYAALRRVPVPGTRVTSMQAEQAKGMPGVLQILNMGDFIAVVADGYWQAQQALNLITAEYSEPESAIRTSDDQYARFTAALDEAGDGGGDEAAGNGDAVDAFGSAATKVEAEYRVPYLAHAPLEPMNATVWVRDGKCDVWTSTQVPLMARTAAAKATGLSADDVTLHHPLLGGGFGRRLETDYVTMAARIGAATGYPVKMIWSREEDTQKGLFRCADISRFKGGLDQNGKLVAYNNVFTQRHDPPGSFDCAFYDIPNKSIRVAEAELLLPFASLRSVDHGQQGFFIESFIDEAAHAANKDPVEFRLGMLGQSPRHKAVLEKVAAMADWGNTPEGHGKGVALVESFGTIVAEVVEVDMTSGSPKLVTVWCAADPGFAVNPDGFRNQMEGGIVYGLTAALHGEISLKDGAVEQSNFHDYKMLRMNECPAIAVEIINGDHVTLGGAGEPGLPPVAPALANAIFAASGKRLREMPFAKQFA
- a CDS encoding (2Fe-2S)-binding protein, with translation MVSFTINGKPTTVEADPATPILWVVREKLGMTGTKFGCGIAQCGACTVHLDGQPIRSCSTPVSEAEGKAITTIEGIAGPDGELSRIQQAWISEQVPQCGYCQSGQIMAATALLRDIPRPTDEQIDAAMSGNICRCGTYVRIRRAIKVAAGIEPTSTEEAA